CATGGCGGAGACGGGTGAACGCGGTTGCATGTGTCCCGACCGCCAGAAACAGGATGACGCTGTCAAGGGCAATGGTATAACCGAAACAGCTTACCAGTGTGCCGACACCGAGAAGAGCGAGACGTTCCGGGCGCTGGAGCCGTCCGACCCTGCAGTCGAAGCCATCGCTCTCGGCACGGGCTTTCACATAGCTGATCATGACCGTGCCGAGAAAAGCGGATGCGCATACAAGTATCCACAGCGGCCGGTCAAGGAAGTAGTAGCGCATACTCAGCCCGGCATAAAAGAAAAAGTCGATATACCGGTCGATGGATGAATCAAGGATGCCGCCGAATGGTGTTTTCCCGCCGAATTCTTTCGCCATCTGGCCGTCCACAATATCGAGGAACCCCGTGGTCG
The bacterium DNA segment above includes these coding regions:
- a CDS encoding CDP-alcohol phosphatidyltransferase family protein, which produces MPNDNETRKKATGFFSTAFYYAFRGMFLPVSRFLARMHVTPNMVTCFSLFLGIVTGYFLAVNRLALALTCGATTGFLDIVDGQMAKEFGGKTPFGGILDSSIDRYIDFFFYAGLSMRYYFLDRPLWILVCASAFLGTVMISYVKARAESDGFDCRVGRLQRPERLALLGVGTLVSCFGYTIALDSVILFLAVGTHATAFTRLRHVYRQTLVNPDRPRT